The Panicum hallii strain FIL2 chromosome 9, PHallii_v3.1, whole genome shotgun sequence genome has a window encoding:
- the LOC112877288 gene encoding pectinesterase 31-like: MAAQQSRRVLQVAPPGKGDGEAFPTVQAAVDAVPLGNRARVVIRLAPGVYREPVYVAKTKNFITVAGAGGPEATVISWDNTATRIKHSQSSRVIGTGTFGCGTFIVEGEDFIAENITFENSAPQGSGQAVAVRVTADRCAFYNCRFLGWQDTLYLHYGKQYLRNCYIEGHCDFIFGNSVALMEHCHIHCKAAGYITAHSRKSTSETTGYVFLRCIITGNGEAGYMFLGRPWGPFGRVVFAHTFMDRCIKPSGWHNWDKSENERTACFYEYRCSGPGSRSSNRVAWCRQLLDVEAEHFLSHTFIDPDLDRPWLLQMMSTRIPASA; this comes from the exons ATGGCGGCGCAGCAGAGCAGGCGGGTGCTGCAGGTGGCGCCGCCGGGGAAGGGGGACGGGGAGGCGTTCCCGACGGTGCAGGCGGCCGTCGACGCCGTGCCGCTCGGCAACCGGGCGCGCGTCGTCATCAGGCTCGCGCCGGGGGTCTACAGGGAGCCCGTCTACGTCGCCAAGACCAAGAACTTCATCACCGTCGCGGGGGCGGGGGGGCCGGAGGCCACAGTCATCTCATGGGACAACACCGCCACGCGCATCAAGCACTCCCAG TCATCCAGGGTCATCGGTACGGGAACATTCGGCTGTGGTACATTCATTGTTGAGGGGGAGGATTTCATTGCAGAGAATATCACGTTTGAGAACTCAGCTCCCCAG GGCTCTGGACAGGCAGTTGCAGTACGGGTGACAGCAGATAGATGCGCTTTCTATAACTGCCGGTTCCTCGGTTGGCAG GACACGTTGTATTTACACTACGGGAAACAGTACTTAAGAAACTGTTACATTGAAGGCCATTGTGACTTCATCTTTGGTAACTCTGTTGCACTTATGGAACATTGCCACATCCATTGCAAAGCAGCAGGATACATTACTGCTCATAGCCGGAAATCCACTTCCGAAACTACTGGCTATGTATTCTTGAG GTGCATTATTACTGGAAATGGAGAAGCTGGATATATGTTCCTAGGTCGCCCATGGGGACCTTTTGGGAGGGTTGTCTTTGCACACACTTTTATGGATCGATGCATCAAGCCTTCCGGGTGGCATAATTGGGACAAATCCGAGAACGAGCGAACTGCTTGCTTCTATGAGTACAG ATGCTCAGGGCCAGGCTCTCGCTCATCAAACAGGGTGGCTTGGTGCAGACAGTTGCTCGATGTAGAAGCGGAGCATTTCCTCTCGCACACTTTTATTGATCCAGACCTCGATAGGCCATGGCTCCTCCAGATGATGTCAACAAGAATACCAGCCTCAGCATAG